The following proteins come from a genomic window of Paenibacillus spongiae:
- the phnD gene encoding phosphate/phosphite/phosphonate ABC transporter substrate-binding protein, which produces MKRRMLFASLILVLLLTACSNAGNGGNDSSAKNGGGKGKNDAKETITIAWQPNESSGDLQETRDAIGKMIEEATGKKVEHFTTTDYIISIEALTNGSADIAYMGATSYVEAKKKNDNLVPLVVNSGESGTLDDASYYGWLAVRQEDEAQYKEQDAYSINNIAGKRFSFVSNSSTSGFKVPSNAIVSHFSKQDAYKDLTVEDLMEGGSGQFFSDVVYGGSHQGSAVNLLTKKADIAAFCDTCVGNYVELAEGEANRPGALYKVIEKAEQPFDKLAGEQFRLITVTPVLNGPFIANRDTISEEDFKAIVDIMTSEATAKNESIFLPEDSEKSGLFWKSGDAKFLPVEDAWYNPIRELSN; this is translated from the coding sequence ATGAAACGGCGAATGTTATTCGCAAGTCTTATTCTTGTCCTGCTGCTCACGGCATGCTCGAACGCAGGGAACGGCGGGAATGATTCCAGCGCCAAGAACGGCGGCGGAAAAGGAAAGAACGATGCCAAAGAGACGATTACAATCGCTTGGCAGCCGAATGAATCGAGCGGGGACTTGCAGGAAACGCGCGACGCGATCGGCAAGATGATCGAGGAAGCGACGGGCAAGAAGGTGGAGCACTTCACCACGACGGATTACATTATTTCGATCGAAGCGCTGACCAACGGCAGCGCGGATATTGCATACATGGGCGCGACCTCGTACGTCGAAGCCAAGAAGAAGAACGACAATCTGGTTCCGCTCGTCGTGAACTCCGGCGAATCGGGCACGCTGGACGATGCCAGCTATTATGGATGGTTAGCGGTAAGACAGGAAGACGAAGCGCAGTACAAGGAACAGGATGCGTATTCGATCAACAATATTGCCGGCAAACGGTTCTCGTTTGTTTCGAACAGCTCGACTTCGGGCTTTAAAGTGCCTTCGAATGCTATCGTATCGCATTTCTCCAAGCAAGATGCCTATAAAGACCTGACGGTCGAGGACCTGATGGAAGGCGGAAGCGGACAGTTCTTCAGCGATGTCGTATATGGCGGCTCTCATCAAGGCTCCGCAGTCAATCTGCTGACGAAGAAAGCGGATATTGCCGCATTCTGCGACACCTGCGTCGGCAACTATGTGGAGCTGGCCGAGGGTGAAGCGAATCGTCCGGGGGCGCTGTACAAGGTGATAGAGAAGGCGGAGCAGCCGTTCGACAAGCTGGCCGGCGAACAATTCCGTTTGATTACCGTTACGCCGGTGCTGAACGGACCGTTCATCGCCAATCGCGACACGATCTCGGAGGAAGACTTCAAGGCGATCGTAGACATCATGACATCGGAAGCAACGGCGAAGAACGAAAGCATCTTCCTGCCGGAGGATTCCGAGAAATCCGGCCTGTTCTGGAAGTCGGGTGACGCGAAGTTCCTTCCGGTCGAAGATGCTTGGTATAACCCGATCCGGGAGCTGTCCAACTGA